The DNA window GGTTGATCGCGGTGCTGTGCGCGGCCGCATCGGCGCTGCTGGTCGCGCGATCGTTGACCCGGCCTATCCTTCAATTGACGACGGCGGTCGAAGCCGCCGGCCGCGACGGTTCGGCCGCAATTCCGGTCGATGCGGGCGGCGAAACAGGCGTACTTGCGCGCGCCTTTGCGCGGGTGATGGGCGAAGTGAATGCAAAAACCGTCGCGCTCGAACGCGAAGTCGAGGAACATCGCCGCACCGAAGCAGCCCGAGATCGTCACGCCGCGCGCGAGCGCCTCTTCAGCGCCGCAGTCGAATCGTCCAACGACGCCATCGTCACGAAATCGCTCGACGGCCAGATCACCGGCTGGAATCCGGCGGCAGAGCGGCTGTTCGGATTTAGTGCGGCGGAAGCCGTGGGCAGCAATATTGATCTCATCGTTCCTCCCGAACGGCTGTTCGAGGTTGGCGACATCCTGAGCCGGATCAAGGGAGGCGAGCGAATCCAACACCACGAAACGGTGCGGATGCACAAAAACGGCACCCCGGTGGAGGTTTCGCTCGGCATATCCCCGATCAGGGCGCCATCGGGAACGATCATCGGCGCATCGAAAACGGTGCGCGATATAACGGAGCGCAAGAGAACCGAGGCGGCGCTCAATCAGGAGATGGAAGAGCGCAGGCGGATTTTCGAGACCTCTCAGGACCTGATCCTGATCACCGATCCCAAGGGCACCCTGGTCCAGGTCAGCCCCAGTTCCGAAGCGATCCTCGGATATGCGCCCGAGGAGATGATCGGCCGCAGCGGGACCGAGTTCGTCGACAATGACGACATCGAAAATACCCGCGAGGAAATGCGCGTCGCCCGGCGCGGAAGACAAACGCGAAACTTCGATTCGCGGTTCGTCCACAAGGACGGTCGAATCGTGACGATCTCGTGGATGGGGACCTGGTCCGAACCGGTCAGGCGGCATTTCTTTATCGGCCGCGACATGACCGAAAGCCGGCAGGCGCAGGAAACTTTGCTCGAAAGCGAGCAAATGGCGCGCACCATCGTGGAAACCGCGCTCGACGCTTTTGTACAGATCGATGAGAGCGGCAGCATCCGAAACTGGAATTCGCAGGCGGAAGCGATTTTCGGCTGCTCGCGCAAGGACGCGCTTGGGAAGAACTTCCTTGAACTGATCGTTTCGGAAGCGGACCGCGACGAACTAAAGGCAGCGCTGGCGCGCTTTCTGCGTTCCGGGCAGGGCCAGGTGCTCGATCACCGCCGCGAACTCGTGGCGCTGCGAAGCGACGGCAAGGAGTTCAAGGCCGAGCTGAGCGTCACCGCGCTCAAAACGCGCGAAGGCTTCTTGTTCAACGGGTTCCTCCGCGACCTCACCGACAAGCTCGCGGCGGAGGACCGCGTTCGACAGGCCGAGAAAATGGAAGCGGTCGGCCAGCTGACGGGCGGGATCGCGCACGATTTCAACAATATCCTGACGGTAATCACCGGAACCATCGAAATTCTGGCTGATGCTGTGCAAAAGGAGCCGCAACTCGCCGCGATCACCAGGATGATCGATCAGGCCGCGTCGCGAGGCGCCGAACTTACCCAGCACCTTCTGGCGTTTGCGCGCAAGCAGCCGCTTCAGCCACGGGAAACCGACGTCAACGCGCTGATCATCGATACCGCCAAACTGCTGCGACCCGCGCTGGGCGCGCAGATCGAGATCGAATCGGTGTTCGGAGACGAAACGTGTTTCGCAACCGTCGATCCCAATCAGCTCGCGACCGCCATCCTCAATCTGGCCTTGAACGCGCGCGACGCGATGCCGGACGGCGGCAAGCTGATTATCGAGACCGGTTCGGCCTATCTCGACGAAAATTACGCCAGCATGCACGGTGATGTTCAGCCCGGCCGCTATGCCTTGATTGCCGTGAGCGACACCGGAACCGGCATTCCGCCGGCGATTCTCGACAAGGTGTTCGACCCGTTCTTTACGTCGAAGGGACCCGGCAAGGGCACCGGCCTTGGCCTCAGCATGGTCTATGGCTTCGTGAAGCAATCGGCCGGACACATCAAGATTTACAGCGAACAAGGCCACGGGACCACGATCAAGATATACCTGCCGCCGGGCACCGGAGCATCAATTGCTTCCGAGGCCGCGTCCGCGCCAGCCATTCAAGGCGGCCACGAAACGATCCTTGTCGTTGAAGACGACAAGCTCGTGAGAGGCTATGTGCTGACGCAACTGCATTCCCTGGGCTACGCCACGCTGGATGCGGCGAATGCGGAGCAAGCGCTCGCCCTTGTCGAAGCGGGCCAGGCATTCGATCTTCTTTTCACCGATGTCATCATGCCGGGCGCCATGAATGGCCGCCAGCTGGCCGATGCGCTGCAGAAGAGCAAACCGGGGTTAAAGGTGCTGTTCACCTCGGGCTACACGGAAAATGCGATCATCCATCACGGCCGGCTCGATTCCGGAGTCCTGCTGCTCGCCAAGCCTTATCGCAAATCGGATATGGCCATGATGATCCGGGCAGCGCTCGGCGACCAATCGCGGTGAAGATTTGGCGTGCAGGATGGAGCGCGCCGATGCGGCTCAGGGAGCGCGCTGGGCCGTCATCACGATGCGGATGAGGTCGGCGGCATTCCTGGCGCCGAGCTTTTTCATGATATTGGCGCGATGGTCCTCGATCGTCCGCGGGCTGATTCCGAGCTGGCGCCCGGCTTCCTTGTTCGACGCGCCTGATGCGAATTGCTCCAGCACTTCGCGTTCGCGCCGGGTCAGCGGTTCGCGCCCCGGAAAATGAAGCGATCCGACTTTAGACGCAGAATCTTCCTCCTGCCGGCGTGCATAGGCCCCGATCGCCTCATCCAGCCGAGCGACGATCTCGTTGCCCCTGAACGGCTTCTCGATGAAGTCCAGCGCGCCATTCTTGATCGCGCTCACAGCCATGGCGATGTCGCCCTGCCCGGAGATGATGAAGATCGGCGCGGGATAATCTTCTCCGCGCAGTTCCTTCAGAACATCGAGGCCGGATTTGCCGGGAATATGCACATCGAGCAGGATGCAGGCCGGAGCCCGGGTCCGCGCAACCGCCAGCAGCGCGGCGCCGTCCGCGAAGCAGATGACCTGATAGCCGCCTGCCGACAACACGATCGAGAGGGTTTCGCGAACGGCGGGATCGTCGTCAACCACAAATATCTCGCCACGGGATGCGGGTTTCTCAGCCATATACCATCATCCATCGACAGTGATCAGGGCCCGCGAACCTTTGCTGCCCGCTGAGGATTCGAGCCCAACCGTATTTGTACGGGACCGCAACTTAACGCACAAGTAGCGCTGTTAGCACTAAAGACCGCGATGAGGAGAACTCCCATGCAGAACGCGACACGCGGCGAAAGCCAGCCTGACAGCCAAAATGACCATTATCGCTCGGTCGTTTCAAATCTCGTGTCCCTGATCGAGCACCTCAAAGCCAGCACCAAGCTGCTCGAACTCGCCATCGCCAGGGAAACGGCTTCCGGTGGTCAGGAGCCTCATGACAATGTCGTCGTTCTGGATGACGTCACGCCCTGCTATTTGAGGGCGAATGCGGCATTGAATGCCTGCAATGCCGGGCTTGCCGCAGCTTTGCATTCTCTGTTGGACGCCAATGCGTCAAAAGGCGAGACCGCAGCGCTGATCGGGAGCGATCGCGATCCAGCCGGTTTGGCCGGTTGCGCCTGAAGGAAATCCCGATGCTCGGGTATTGCGCCGCGCATCAGGCTCCCACAATCAGTTCCCCATGAGAGCTTCCTGAGGCGATGCAGCGCCGGAGCCTTTTTTCTTGTTCTTTCCCTGCAGAAACTGGACGTCGATCTCCGCGCCATTGACGCGGACGAGTTCGCATCGGCGATAGGCCAGGCCGGTCGACGACAATAGCAGGAAGAACTCCTTGAGATTGAGGCCCTGGATCGAGCCTTCGACGGTCAGGATGGCATCACTCTCCGATATGGCGTTGAGCATGCAATCGCGGCGCCACGTTCCATCGATGCCCATGATGCAGACGCCATATCCGCGGCTGAACGTCACGCGCTCCAGCCCCTTATGATCCTCTGCCATCGTCAAAAACCAGCCGCTGCGGCGACTTTCGGCGCATGAGCGCCAGTCGTCATTTTCGTTGAGGTCGTAGGCGAACCACCGGGGCGATAAAGACCGCGCCGTTCCAGACAGGGTTTGAAGACGTCGGTTAGTCCGACCACCGTTTCCGCCGCGCCCAGTACCAGAAATCCATCGGGCTCGGTTGATCTGGCGAGACGCTGGAAGACGTTAATCTTGGTGTCCTGATCGAAATAGATCAGGACGTTTCGGCAGAAGATCACGTCGAAGATCCCAAGCTGGGAAAAATCGTGCAGCAAATTCACCTGGCGGTGCTGCACCATCGCACGAATGTCGGCATTGATCTGCCAGTACTCTCCGGCCTGTTTGAAGTACTTGACAAGCAGCTGAATCGGAAGGCCGCGCTGAACCTCGAACTGGCTATACAATCCGGCCTTGGATTTCTCGATCACTTCCTGCGAAAGATCGGTCGCGAGGATTTCGATCCGCCAGCCGGCCATCGCTGCGTTCATTTCCTTCAGACACATCGCCAGCGAATACGGCTCCTGGCCAGTCGAGCCGGCGGCGCACCAGATCCGAATGGTTCGACGGTTTGTGCGCGCCCTCAGCATTTCAGGCATGATCATATCGCGGAAGTGATCGAATGGCAGCTTGTCGCGAAAGAAGAATGTCTCGTTGGTGGTCATGGCTTCGACCACCTGGGTGACGATGTCAGCCGAGCCGCCTTTCATTTTCTGCACGAGCTCGCCGATATCGGACAGACCGGACTTCCGCGAAAGCGGAAGCAACCGGCTTTCAATCAGATATTGCTTGTCCGTGGACAGATCGAGACCGGAGCGGTCTTTCAGACATCTGCGCAAATAGTCGTAGTCCGACGGGGTCACGGGCGGTCTTTCATTTCGGTTTCTTCTTCCAAAGCGCGCGTTGCAACTGCGCCTCTTCCCGGCAGTGGGTGTTGCGGCCGACCGTCAACCGTTCATCCGCCCCCACAAAATCCGAACGATTCAGCTGAGGCGGCTTGACGACTACTTTCCATTACAATCGATAACCATTCCGGCTCCCCATCCAGGTTAATTTTAGTGTCCGTTTAAATACGGATGCGGCGAGCGGCGGACCGGTGGATGGCGATGTCATTCAATTTTAATAAAAGCCGCATCAATGAGGACCGGTGGGTTCCATCGTTTCGATGTGCCGTTCGGAAATGGCGACCCGCTGAGCAGTTGCAGCACGCTCAGTTGCGAGCGTCTGGCGATCGGCCGGCACCA is part of the Bradyrhizobium canariense genome and encodes:
- a CDS encoding PAS domain S-box protein, whose translation is MTLTTKLAVAMIALVAIAVSAVGWLNYRSVEQALLPRVVDRIESQSRLAAADLEAYVAGARGDAASFRSGVAVNGLMRAHLAGGIDPVDRVPEKTWRERIAGRLAAELEAKPAYAEIRVIGVDDDRREIVRVDRLGPNGAIRIVADADLKGKGDRTYFKEAIKLRPGEIYVSPLELDRINWVIVTPHQPTLRVATPIFLSDGNLFGIFVINVDMRPALDRIRSSVRQGENVYLVNERGDYLIHPDPAHEFGSELGTHANWQTDFPSLASSLGTTRSVGHIVPDQDGRPGGIALAPAILAGNEWVAVVKTAPNAVIMATAATIESTSTLVGLIAVLCAAASALLVARSLTRPILQLTTAVEAAGRDGSAAIPVDAGGETGVLARAFARVMGEVNAKTVALEREVEEHRRTEAARDRHAARERLFSAAVESSNDAIVTKSLDGQITGWNPAAERLFGFSAAEAVGSNIDLIVPPERLFEVGDILSRIKGGERIQHHETVRMHKNGTPVEVSLGISPIRAPSGTIIGASKTVRDITERKRTEAALNQEMEERRRIFETSQDLILITDPKGTLVQVSPSSEAILGYAPEEMIGRSGTEFVDNDDIENTREEMRVARRGRQTRNFDSRFVHKDGRIVTISWMGTWSEPVRRHFFIGRDMTESRQAQETLLESEQMARTIVETALDAFVQIDESGSIRNWNSQAEAIFGCSRKDALGKNFLELIVSEADRDELKAALARFLRSGQGQVLDHRRELVALRSDGKEFKAELSVTALKTREGFLFNGFLRDLTDKLAAEDRVRQAEKMEAVGQLTGGIAHDFNNILTVITGTIEILADAVQKEPQLAAITRMIDQAASRGAELTQHLLAFARKQPLQPRETDVNALIIDTAKLLRPALGAQIEIESVFGDETCFATVDPNQLATAILNLALNARDAMPDGGKLIIETGSAYLDENYASMHGDVQPGRYALIAVSDTGTGIPPAILDKVFDPFFTSKGPGKGTGLGLSMVYGFVKQSAGHIKIYSEQGHGTTIKIYLPPGTGASIASEAASAPAIQGGHETILVVEDDKLVRGYVLTQLHSLGYATLDAANAEQALALVEAGQAFDLLFTDVIMPGAMNGRQLADALQKSKPGLKVLFTSGYTENAIIHHGRLDSGVLLLAKPYRKSDMAMMIRAALGDQSR
- a CDS encoding response regulator transcription factor — protein: MAEKPASRGEIFVVDDDPAVRETLSIVLSAGGYQVICFADGAALLAVARTRAPACILLDVHIPGKSGLDVLKELRGEDYPAPIFIISGQGDIAMAVSAIKNGALDFIEKPFRGNEIVARLDEAIGAYARRQEEDSASKVGSLHFPGREPLTRREREVLEQFASGASNKEAGRQLGISPRTIEDHRANIMKKLGARNAADLIRIVMTAQRAP
- a CDS encoding CheR family methyltransferase; this encodes MTPSDYDYLRRCLKDRSGLDLSTDKQYLIESRLLPLSRKSGLSDIGELVQKMKGGSADIVTQVVEAMTTNETFFFRDKLPFDHFRDMIMPEMLRARTNRRTIRIWCAAGSTGQEPYSLAMCLKEMNAAMAGWRIEILATDLSQEVIEKSKAGLYSQFEVQRGLPIQLLVKYFKQAGEYWQINADIRAMVQHRQVNLLHDFSQLGIFDVIFCRNVLIYFDQDTKINVFQRLARSTEPDGFLVLGAAETVVGLTDVFKPCLERRGLYRPGGSPTTSTKMTTGAHAPKVAAAAGF
- a CDS encoding pilus assembly protein PilZ, with protein sequence MAEDHKGLERVTFSRGYGVCIMGIDGTWRRDCMLNAISESDAILTVEGSIQGLNLKEFFLLLSSTGLAYRRCELVRVNGAEIDVQFLQGKNKKKGSGAASPQEALMGN